A region from the Lolium perenne isolate Kyuss_39 chromosome 4, Kyuss_2.0, whole genome shotgun sequence genome encodes:
- the LOC127293697 gene encoding histone H2B.1-like, producing the protein MAPKAEKKPAEKKPVEEEPAADKAKKTPAAKKPKAGKSLPAGKTAAKEGGEKKGKKKAKKSVETYKIYIFKVLKQVHPDIGISSKAMSIMNSFINDIFEKLAGESAKLARYNKKPTITSREIQTSVRLVLPGELAKHAVSEGTKAVTKFTSS; encoded by the coding sequence ATGGCGCCCAAGGCCGAGAAGAAGCCGGCGGAGAAGAAGCCCGTGGAGGAGGAGCCCGCGGCCGACAAGGCCAAGAAGACCCCCgccgccaagaagcccaaggcgggAAAGAGCCTGCCCGCCGGGAAGACCGCCGCCAAGGAGGGCGGTgagaagaagggcaagaagaaggCCAAGAAGAGCGTCGAGACCTACAAGATCTACATCTTCAAGGTGCTGAAGCAGGTCCACCCCGACATCGGCATCTCCTCCAAGGCCATGTCCATCATGAACTCCTTCATCAACGATATCTTTGAGAAATTGGCCGGGGAGTCCGCCAAGCTCGCGAGGTACAACAAGAAGCCCACCATCACGTCCCGGGAGATCCAGACCTCCGTCCGCCTCGTCCTCCCTGGCGAGCTCGCCAAGCACGCTGTCTCCGAGGGCACCAAGGCCGTCACAAAGTTCACTTCCTCGTAG